One window from the genome of Entelurus aequoreus isolate RoL-2023_Sb linkage group LG04, RoL_Eaeq_v1.1, whole genome shotgun sequence encodes:
- the ncoa1 gene encoding nuclear receptor coactivator 1 isoform X1 translates to MSAVGESPLDPDTAESRKRKGSPCDTSAQSLEKRRRELECRYIDELAELLSSNMGDIASLSVKPDKCHILKSTVDQIQQMKRREQEKAAFRSPDDEVQKSDISSSSQGLLEKEALGPMLLEAIDGFFFVANREGRIVFVSENVLSYLGYTQEELMTSSVYSILHVGDHNEFVRNLLPKSLVNGVPWPQQPGRRNSHTFNCRMLKRPPDEADSENQEARQQYEIMQCFTVSQPRAAQEEGDDLQSCLICIACRMPRTQPVCTESFITKQDTTGKIISIETSALRATGRPGWEDLVRKCIYAFFQPQGKEPSHAKKLLHEVMTLGTAISPLYHFTITDGTPLSAQTRCKFCCPPNPDVQPFIMGIHTIDREHNTASSQEKTNPSLPPTLGSLAQTPSHSPVLAAGSNSTQTSGRATAATSGLHLKNSNVSPQGLNPATSTGYLSPVRTRPQQVNSPSPLSSPVTATPTSFMSSAMPRASPGLGGSPRVPGLHSPAGALTRQHSGGDGSNGAIAGSKGSFFRQAGTPIGSSSRSVAEGGVEDSVKAPLPFSSPLGNLRLNQPQDSNGTGVEPANCAIHCTSLPHSKNSSGPQCPASHSTLTERHKILHRLLQDSSPNDSSVTANTTSEDEINRSEVEIKKEPPLSPVVSMAPLKSGSREPQDHQLLRFLLDTDEKDLADLPPPSALSLQTVRVKVEKRGTGEACVVTAKSTGVFSSSACVSPKLSPVGESRRDSRRNSRDSTMSGGPVDTDPLTQLLPGLRGPSGAKQGTSELATPGGGPLLHSPVTQPPARLHSPGPALQSPLSFPHLQSPSPQRHSTSPQSKLQSPTQLKPGETNTPRGVNVKREPPSTPNRGHNDGGIASGCSLQSQSSFDFCSPPTPSKAQGDLFQTPKDSSPFPEAEIINPFSSSTGPSKLDLADSQLQPLSDTMSFDVLGTPLQAPLASPQEQCVPCTLDEVLGPPTTPEARNDEKALLEQLVSFLSGTDESELAELDKALGIDKLVQAGCYNPVPQSFPTQQVTATPVSLDPKLASGSSHFTPAPPSQFPLELQASVGQQGLGFGAARGPFPSGTHALGLRPGMTRPQGIGTQVRVPPNQLRLQLQQRLQGPQQLQNRLAMNAFPGGQQVNLGICLGAQQPQIPSQPPLNAQMLAQRQRELYSIQHRQRQLFQQKVMLMRQNMSGAPKVVTMAPKSAPANMSAPLQQQQFNFPVSGNPTSPSHFSGPMPGGPLDNKLPASVALNSQTLLGGVQAQFSSAINSSLQQSLMQQFGSAAMVQPETPFPPEMSPTSPLLSPQNPTSQSPLLQQAPPPGYQSPDMKSWQQASVSSNSLFSPSALGAGQTFGQHGVYNNMSITVSMAGGSGSVGSLPLIGQPAVGLNNNSAGSMCSDQQVQQVQVFADVQCTVNLVGSDSYLSQGSITAAAAAAQKGPGLPGPQTSQAQQKSLLQQLLTE, encoded by the exons TCTGGAGAAGCGCAGACGAGAGCTGGAGTGTCGCTACATCGATGAGCTGGCTGAGTTGCTCTCCTCTAATATGGGCGACATTGCCAGCCTCAGCGTCAAGCCTGACAAGTGCCACATACTCAAGAGCACAGTGGACCAAATCCAGCAGATGAAACGCCGCGAGCAGG AGAAAGCGGCTTTTCGATCTCCAGATGACGAGGTGCAGAAGAGCGATATCTCCTCCAGTAGTCAGGGCCTGCTGGAGAAAGAGGCCCTGGGGCCCATGCTTCTAGAG GCCATTGATGGCTTTTTCTTTGTGGCGAACCGTGAGGGACGCATCGTCTTTGTCTCTGAGAATGTGCTGAGTTACCTGGGATACACTCAGGAGGAGCTGATGACCTCCAGCGTCTACAGCATCCTTCATGTAGGAGACCACAACGAGTTTGTCCGAAATCTGCTGCCCAAAAGTCTGG TAAACGGTGTACCATGGCCTCAGCAACCAGGCCGGAGGAACAGCCACACCTTCAACTGCCGCATGCTGAAAAGGCCGCCCGACGAAGCGGACTCCGAGAACCAGGAGGCCCGGCAGCAGTATGAGATCATGCAGTGTTTCACCGTGTCTCAGCCGCGGGCTGCGCAGGAGGAGGGAGACG ACCTGCAGAGCTGCCTGATCTGCATTGCCTGCCGTATGCCTCGCACCCAGCCTGTCTGCACAGAGTCTTTCATCACCAAGCAGGACACCACAG GGAAGATCATCTCTATAGAAACCAGCGCCTTGCGAGCGACAGGCCGGCCTGGCTGGGAGGACCTTGTCAGGAAATGCATCTATGCGTTCTTTCAGCCGCAGGGAAAAGAGCCCTCCCACGCCAAAAAGCTGCTGCATGAGG TGATGACCCTTGGCACCGCCATCAGCCCGCTGTACCATTTCACGATAACTGACGGCACGCCGCTCAGTGCTCAGACCCGATGCAAGTTCTGCTGTCCCCCAAATCCAGACGTTCAGCCTTTCATCATGGGCATCCACACTATTGACAG GGAACACAACACTGCTAGCTCTCAGGAAAAAACTAACCCCAGCCTTCCGCCAACCCTCGGCAGCCTTGCCCAGACGCCCTCTCACTCGCCGGTCCTCGCTGCTGGCAGCAACTCAACACAGACCTCAGGCCGCGCCACCGCCGCCACCTCTGGGCTTCACCTCAAAAACAGCAACGTCTCCCCCCAAGGACTAAACCCAGCTACGTCCACGGGATACCTGTCGCCCGTTCGGACGCGACCCCAGCAGGTTAACAGCCCCTCACCCTTAAGCAGCCCTGTCACAGCCACCCCTACCTCTTTTATGTCATCTGCCATGCCACGGGCCAGTCCTGGTTTAGGAGGGAGCCCTCGGGTGCCAGGTCTCCATTCTCCAGCTGGAGCACTGACCAGACAGCATTCTGGTGGTGATGGTAGTAACGGCGCCATTGCTGGATCAAAAGGATCCTTCTTTAGACAAGCCGGTACCCCCATCGGCTCCTCATCTCGGTCCGTAGCAGAGGGAGGTGTGGAGGACTCTGTCAAAGCCCCCCTCCCTTTTTCCTCACCACTTGGTAACCTCAGACTCAATCAGCCCCAAGACAGCAATGGCACAGGAGTTGAACCCGCCAACTGCGCCATCCATTGCACCTCGTTGCCTCATTCCAAAAACTCTAGCGGTCCGCAGTGTCCGGCCTCCCACAGCACTCTTACAGAACGACATAAGATCCTACACAGACTGCTCCAGGACAGCAGTCCCAATGATTCCTCAGTCACAGCCAACACCACCTCCGAGGACGAAATTAACAGGAGTGAAGTGGAGATCAAGAAGGAGCCGCCACTGAGTCCGGTGGTGAGCATGGCGCCGCTCAAGTCCGGTTCCAGAGAGCCGCAGGACCACCAGTTGCTCCGATTTTTGCTCGATACAGATGAGAAG GACTTGGCAGACCTGCCTCCTCCTTCAGCTCTCAGCCTGCAGACCGTCCGAGTAAAGGTGGAAAAGCGAGGAACCGGCGAGGCGTGTGTGGTGACAGCGAAGTCCACTGGCGTCTTCAGCTCTTCGGCTTGCGTCAGCCCCAAGTTGAGCCCCGTTGGGGAGAGCCGGCGTGACAGCCGCCGGAATAGCCGAGACTCCACG ATGTCCGGCGGACCTGTTGACACGGACCCCCTCACCCAGCTGCTGCCTGGTCTAAGAGGCCCAAGCGGGGCCAAACAGGGCACGAGCGAATTAGCCACCCCTGGAGGAGGCCCATTGCTCCACTCTCCTGTCACCCAGCCTCCTGCTCGGCTCCACTCACCAGGGCCTGCGCTCCAGTCCCCCCTGTCTTTTCCACACTTGCAGTCCCCGTCACCTCAGCGCCACTCCACCTCGCCCCAGTCCAAACTGCAGTCCCCCACTCAGCTCAAGCCTGGCGAGACGAACACTCCACGTGGTGTAAATGTGAAGAGGGAGCCTCCCAGCACTCCCAACAGAG GCCACAATGACGGTGGAATTGCTTCAGGCTGCAGCCTCCAGAGTCAGTCATCTTTCGATTTCTGCAGTCCCCCAACTCCCAGCAAGGCCCAGGGAGACCTCTTCCAGACTCCCAAAGACAGCAGCCCCTTTCCCGAGGCAGAAATCATCAATCCATTCAGTTCAAGCACTG GGCCTAGCAAGTTGGACTTGGCTGACTCTCAGTTACAGCCATTGTCTGACACAATGTCCTTTGATGTCCTCGGAACCCCGTTACAAGCGCCCCTGGCCTCGCCCCAAGA GCAGTGTGTGCCCTGTACACTGGATGAAGTCTTGGGCCCGCCCACAACACCTGAGGCCCGGAACGATGAGAAGGCTCTGCTGGAGCAACTTGTATCCTTCCTGAGTGGTACAGATGAGAGTGAGCTAGCCGAGTTGGACAAAGCCCTGGGTATTGATAAACTAGTGCAA GCTGGCTGCTACAACCCAGTGCCTCAAAGCTTCCCTACTCAGCAAGTCACTGCCACCCCGGTCTCACTGGATCCCAAGCTGGCCTCCGGCTCTTCCCACTTCACGCCTGCTCCACCTTCTCAGTTCCCCCTGGAGCTGCAGGCCAGCGTGGGGCAGCAGGGTCTCGGCTTTGGAGCTGCTCGAGGACCGTTCCCAAGCGGGACGCACGCCTTAGGTCTCAGACCAGGGATGACCCGGCCGCAAGGGATAGGCACCCAGGTCAGGGTGCCACCCAACCAGCTCCGTCTTCAGCTGCAGCAAAGACTTCAGGGTCCTCAGCAG CTCCAGAACCGACTGGCGATGAATGCTTTTCCAGGAGGTCAGCAAGTGAACTTGGGGATCTGTCTGGGGGCACAGCAACCTCAAATTCCTTCACAA CCTCCATTGAATGCCCAGATGCTAGCGCAGCGTCAGCGGGAACTCTACAGCATCCAGCACCGGCAGCGCCAGCTTTTCCAGCAAAAGGTCATGTTGATGAGACAAAACATGAGCGGTGCCCCTAAGGTGGTCACCATGGCCCCGAAAAGTGCCCCCGCCAACATGTCTGCGCCTCTGCAGCAACAACAGTTCAACTTCCCTGTCTCAGGAAACCCTACCTCACCAAGTCACTTCAGTGGTCCCATGCCGGGGGGCCCCCTGGACAACAAACTGCCCGCCAGTGTTGCCCTAAATAGCCAGACATTACTGGGGGGCGTTCAGGCTCAGTTTAGCAGCGCCATCAACTCATCATTGCAGCAAAGTCTGATGCAACAGTTTGGGAGCGCTG CCATGGTGCAGCCAGAAACGCCTTTCCCCCCCGAGATGAGCCCAACCAGTCCATTGTTGTCGCCACAGAACCCCACCTCCCAGAGTCCTCTGCTCCAGCAAGCCCCGCCTCCTGGCTACCAGTCTCCAGACATGAAGAGCTGGCAGCAGGCGAGCGTCAGCAGCAACAG CCTGTTCAGTCCGTCAGCGCTCGGTGCAGGACAAACTTTTGGCCAGCATGGGGTGTACAACAACATGAGCATCACGGTGTCCATGGCCGGGGGCTCAGGCAGTGTGGGCTCCTTACCTCTCATTGGGCAGCCTGCTGTTGGCTTGAACAACAACAGCGCGGGCTCCATGTGTAGCGACCAGCAG GTACAGCAGGTGCAGGTTTTTGCGGACGTCCAATGCACCGTCAACCTGGTGGGGAGTGACTCGTACCTGAGTCAGGGCTCTATCACAgcagccgccgccgccgcccagAAGGGACCCGGACTGCCGGGCCCCCAGACCAGTCAGGCCCAGCAGAAAAGCCTCCTCCAGCAGCTGCTCACAGAGTGA
- the ncoa1 gene encoding nuclear receptor coactivator 1 isoform X2: protein MSAVGESPLDPDTAESRKRKGSPCDTSAQSLEKRRRELECRYIDELAELLSSNMGDIASLSVKPDKCHILKSTVDQIQQMKRREQEKAAFRSPDDEVQKSDISSSSQGLLEKEALGPMLLEAIDGFFFVANREGRIVFVSENVLSYLGYTQEELMTSSVYSILHVGDHNEFVRNLLPKSLVNGVPWPQQPGRRNSHTFNCRMLKRPPDEADSENQEARQQYEIMQCFTVSQPRAAQEEGDDLQSCLICIACRMPRTQPVCTESFITKQDTTGKIISIETSALRATGRPGWEDLVRKCIYAFFQPQGKEPSHAKKLLHEVMTLGTAISPLYHFTITDGTPLSAQTRCKFCCPPNPDVQPFIMGIHTIDREHNTASSQEKTNPSLPPTLGSLAQTPSHSPVLAAGSNSTQTSGRATAATSGLHLKNSNVSPQGLNPATSTGYLSPVRTRPQQVNSPSPLSSPVTATPTSFMSSAMPRASPGLGGSPRVPGLHSPAGALTRQHSGGDGSNGAIAGSKGSFFRQAGTPIGSSSRSVAEGGVEDSVKAPLPFSSPLGNLRLNQPQDSNGTGVEPANCAIHCTSLPHSKNSSGPQCPASHSTLTERHKILHRLLQDSSPNDSSVTANTTSEDEINRSEVEIKKEPPLSPVVSMAPLKSGSREPQDHQLLRFLLDTDEKDLADLPPPSALSLQTVRVKVEKRGTGEACVVTAKSTGVFSSSACVSPKLSPVGESRRDSRRNSRDSTMSGGPVDTDPLTQLLPGLRGPSGAKQGTSELATPGGGPLLHSPVTQPPARLHSPGPALQSPLSFPHLQSPSPQRHSTSPQSKLQSPTQLKPGETNTPRGVNVKREPPSTPNRGHNDGGIASGCSLQSQSSFDFCSPPTPSKAQGDLFQTPKDSSPFPEAEIINPFSSSTGPSKLDLADSQLQPLSDTMSFDVLGTPLQAPLASPQEQCVPCTLDEVLGPPTTPEARNDEKALLEQLVSFLSGTDESELAELDKALGIDKLVQAGCYNPVPQSFPTQQVTATPVSLDPKLASGSSHFTPAPPSQFPLELQASVGQQGLGFGAARGPFPSGTHALGLRPGMTRPQGIGTQVRVPPNQLRLQLQQRLQGPQQLQNRLAMNAFPGGQQVNLGICLGAQQPQIPSQPPLNAQMLAQRQRELYSIQHRQRQLFQQKVMLMRQNMSGAPKVVTMAPKSAPANMSAPLQQQQFNFPVSGNPTSPSHFSGPMPGGPLDNKLPASVALNSQTLLGGVQAQFSSAINSSLQQSLMQQFGSAAMVQPETPFPPEMSPTSPLLSPQNPTSQSPLLQQAPPPGYQSPDMKSWQQASVSSNSLFSPSALGAGQTFGQHGVYNNMSITVSMAGGSGSVGSLPLIGQPAVGLNNNSAGSMCSDQQVSHL, encoded by the exons TCTGGAGAAGCGCAGACGAGAGCTGGAGTGTCGCTACATCGATGAGCTGGCTGAGTTGCTCTCCTCTAATATGGGCGACATTGCCAGCCTCAGCGTCAAGCCTGACAAGTGCCACATACTCAAGAGCACAGTGGACCAAATCCAGCAGATGAAACGCCGCGAGCAGG AGAAAGCGGCTTTTCGATCTCCAGATGACGAGGTGCAGAAGAGCGATATCTCCTCCAGTAGTCAGGGCCTGCTGGAGAAAGAGGCCCTGGGGCCCATGCTTCTAGAG GCCATTGATGGCTTTTTCTTTGTGGCGAACCGTGAGGGACGCATCGTCTTTGTCTCTGAGAATGTGCTGAGTTACCTGGGATACACTCAGGAGGAGCTGATGACCTCCAGCGTCTACAGCATCCTTCATGTAGGAGACCACAACGAGTTTGTCCGAAATCTGCTGCCCAAAAGTCTGG TAAACGGTGTACCATGGCCTCAGCAACCAGGCCGGAGGAACAGCCACACCTTCAACTGCCGCATGCTGAAAAGGCCGCCCGACGAAGCGGACTCCGAGAACCAGGAGGCCCGGCAGCAGTATGAGATCATGCAGTGTTTCACCGTGTCTCAGCCGCGGGCTGCGCAGGAGGAGGGAGACG ACCTGCAGAGCTGCCTGATCTGCATTGCCTGCCGTATGCCTCGCACCCAGCCTGTCTGCACAGAGTCTTTCATCACCAAGCAGGACACCACAG GGAAGATCATCTCTATAGAAACCAGCGCCTTGCGAGCGACAGGCCGGCCTGGCTGGGAGGACCTTGTCAGGAAATGCATCTATGCGTTCTTTCAGCCGCAGGGAAAAGAGCCCTCCCACGCCAAAAAGCTGCTGCATGAGG TGATGACCCTTGGCACCGCCATCAGCCCGCTGTACCATTTCACGATAACTGACGGCACGCCGCTCAGTGCTCAGACCCGATGCAAGTTCTGCTGTCCCCCAAATCCAGACGTTCAGCCTTTCATCATGGGCATCCACACTATTGACAG GGAACACAACACTGCTAGCTCTCAGGAAAAAACTAACCCCAGCCTTCCGCCAACCCTCGGCAGCCTTGCCCAGACGCCCTCTCACTCGCCGGTCCTCGCTGCTGGCAGCAACTCAACACAGACCTCAGGCCGCGCCACCGCCGCCACCTCTGGGCTTCACCTCAAAAACAGCAACGTCTCCCCCCAAGGACTAAACCCAGCTACGTCCACGGGATACCTGTCGCCCGTTCGGACGCGACCCCAGCAGGTTAACAGCCCCTCACCCTTAAGCAGCCCTGTCACAGCCACCCCTACCTCTTTTATGTCATCTGCCATGCCACGGGCCAGTCCTGGTTTAGGAGGGAGCCCTCGGGTGCCAGGTCTCCATTCTCCAGCTGGAGCACTGACCAGACAGCATTCTGGTGGTGATGGTAGTAACGGCGCCATTGCTGGATCAAAAGGATCCTTCTTTAGACAAGCCGGTACCCCCATCGGCTCCTCATCTCGGTCCGTAGCAGAGGGAGGTGTGGAGGACTCTGTCAAAGCCCCCCTCCCTTTTTCCTCACCACTTGGTAACCTCAGACTCAATCAGCCCCAAGACAGCAATGGCACAGGAGTTGAACCCGCCAACTGCGCCATCCATTGCACCTCGTTGCCTCATTCCAAAAACTCTAGCGGTCCGCAGTGTCCGGCCTCCCACAGCACTCTTACAGAACGACATAAGATCCTACACAGACTGCTCCAGGACAGCAGTCCCAATGATTCCTCAGTCACAGCCAACACCACCTCCGAGGACGAAATTAACAGGAGTGAAGTGGAGATCAAGAAGGAGCCGCCACTGAGTCCGGTGGTGAGCATGGCGCCGCTCAAGTCCGGTTCCAGAGAGCCGCAGGACCACCAGTTGCTCCGATTTTTGCTCGATACAGATGAGAAG GACTTGGCAGACCTGCCTCCTCCTTCAGCTCTCAGCCTGCAGACCGTCCGAGTAAAGGTGGAAAAGCGAGGAACCGGCGAGGCGTGTGTGGTGACAGCGAAGTCCACTGGCGTCTTCAGCTCTTCGGCTTGCGTCAGCCCCAAGTTGAGCCCCGTTGGGGAGAGCCGGCGTGACAGCCGCCGGAATAGCCGAGACTCCACG ATGTCCGGCGGACCTGTTGACACGGACCCCCTCACCCAGCTGCTGCCTGGTCTAAGAGGCCCAAGCGGGGCCAAACAGGGCACGAGCGAATTAGCCACCCCTGGAGGAGGCCCATTGCTCCACTCTCCTGTCACCCAGCCTCCTGCTCGGCTCCACTCACCAGGGCCTGCGCTCCAGTCCCCCCTGTCTTTTCCACACTTGCAGTCCCCGTCACCTCAGCGCCACTCCACCTCGCCCCAGTCCAAACTGCAGTCCCCCACTCAGCTCAAGCCTGGCGAGACGAACACTCCACGTGGTGTAAATGTGAAGAGGGAGCCTCCCAGCACTCCCAACAGAG GCCACAATGACGGTGGAATTGCTTCAGGCTGCAGCCTCCAGAGTCAGTCATCTTTCGATTTCTGCAGTCCCCCAACTCCCAGCAAGGCCCAGGGAGACCTCTTCCAGACTCCCAAAGACAGCAGCCCCTTTCCCGAGGCAGAAATCATCAATCCATTCAGTTCAAGCACTG GGCCTAGCAAGTTGGACTTGGCTGACTCTCAGTTACAGCCATTGTCTGACACAATGTCCTTTGATGTCCTCGGAACCCCGTTACAAGCGCCCCTGGCCTCGCCCCAAGA GCAGTGTGTGCCCTGTACACTGGATGAAGTCTTGGGCCCGCCCACAACACCTGAGGCCCGGAACGATGAGAAGGCTCTGCTGGAGCAACTTGTATCCTTCCTGAGTGGTACAGATGAGAGTGAGCTAGCCGAGTTGGACAAAGCCCTGGGTATTGATAAACTAGTGCAA GCTGGCTGCTACAACCCAGTGCCTCAAAGCTTCCCTACTCAGCAAGTCACTGCCACCCCGGTCTCACTGGATCCCAAGCTGGCCTCCGGCTCTTCCCACTTCACGCCTGCTCCACCTTCTCAGTTCCCCCTGGAGCTGCAGGCCAGCGTGGGGCAGCAGGGTCTCGGCTTTGGAGCTGCTCGAGGACCGTTCCCAAGCGGGACGCACGCCTTAGGTCTCAGACCAGGGATGACCCGGCCGCAAGGGATAGGCACCCAGGTCAGGGTGCCACCCAACCAGCTCCGTCTTCAGCTGCAGCAAAGACTTCAGGGTCCTCAGCAG CTCCAGAACCGACTGGCGATGAATGCTTTTCCAGGAGGTCAGCAAGTGAACTTGGGGATCTGTCTGGGGGCACAGCAACCTCAAATTCCTTCACAA CCTCCATTGAATGCCCAGATGCTAGCGCAGCGTCAGCGGGAACTCTACAGCATCCAGCACCGGCAGCGCCAGCTTTTCCAGCAAAAGGTCATGTTGATGAGACAAAACATGAGCGGTGCCCCTAAGGTGGTCACCATGGCCCCGAAAAGTGCCCCCGCCAACATGTCTGCGCCTCTGCAGCAACAACAGTTCAACTTCCCTGTCTCAGGAAACCCTACCTCACCAAGTCACTTCAGTGGTCCCATGCCGGGGGGCCCCCTGGACAACAAACTGCCCGCCAGTGTTGCCCTAAATAGCCAGACATTACTGGGGGGCGTTCAGGCTCAGTTTAGCAGCGCCATCAACTCATCATTGCAGCAAAGTCTGATGCAACAGTTTGGGAGCGCTG CCATGGTGCAGCCAGAAACGCCTTTCCCCCCCGAGATGAGCCCAACCAGTCCATTGTTGTCGCCACAGAACCCCACCTCCCAGAGTCCTCTGCTCCAGCAAGCCCCGCCTCCTGGCTACCAGTCTCCAGACATGAAGAGCTGGCAGCAGGCGAGCGTCAGCAGCAACAG CCTGTTCAGTCCGTCAGCGCTCGGTGCAGGACAAACTTTTGGCCAGCATGGGGTGTACAACAACATGAGCATCACGGTGTCCATGGCCGGGGGCTCAGGCAGTGTGGGCTCCTTACCTCTCATTGGGCAGCCTGCTGTTGGCTTGAACAACAACAGCGCGGGCTCCATGTGTAGCGACCAGCAGGTCAGCCACCTTTAA